TCAAAAAGAGCATTCTCAATTGACTCTTTATATTTTAATTCAAATTTAGTTTTTTGGTCCATCTCCTTGTTACCAAGGGCTAACCTATCAAACTCTGCCATATCCTCATCAGATACATTTAGGATCTTACCAGTCGATCTATCAACAATTGTAATATTATCCTTATTAAGGTTTACAACAGAGGTCATTATTAACCTCTCAACCCCTTGGATTTGGGATCTATCACTTGCAAAGTTTGAACCGTGTTTTATACGAAGGGATACTGATACAGTGTTTGGTTTTTGATTCTCTTTAAACAACTCTTTCTCAGGAATTACAATTGTAACAGATGCATCATCTATACTATCTAAGGTTTCAATGTGATACTCTAATTGGGTTTTAACCCGCATCTGAAGTTTTTGGTCTTTGTCCCACTGGGTTTCAGTAAAACTAGGAGTACCTAACATATCAAAACCGGATACTGAACCTGGAACACTATTTGTTGCAACAAGTTGAGTTCTAATTTTTTTTGCTAAATATTCACTCTCTACCATAATCGTTCCATCGGAGGATATTGTATATGGCTGATTCATATCATTAAGTGTAAACAGAAGCTCCTGATTAGCCTCTTCAGACAGACCTAGATATAAAGGTTTAGCAGATGTTCCTGCATTTACACCTACAACAGCCGATAAAGCTCCTATAACAACTACAACAATTACAATCAATATAATTTTTTGTACTAATGACCACTTACTCCATAAGCTAGTGATTTTAGAAATTATTTTTTTAATAAAATCCACTGTTACTCCCCTCCCAAAAAAGAAACTATTTTAAATACTGTTTATATTAACGTAGAGATGTTATCTCTTTATATGCTGATACTGCCTTATCTATAACCGCCTTAGTTACATTTAATGACATCTCGGCCTTTGCCATGGCTATTGTTAAATCATGGGTATCAACAGAGTCTGGATTTGTAATCATCTGCTGCATTAAATCTGCAGACTCCATCTGATCACTATTAACACCATTAACAGCCTCTAACATAAGCTCTTCAAAAGTTGCTCCATCACTATTTGTTAACGGAGTTTTTTCTCCATCAATATTTAGATGAAGAGGATTAGTTCTTTTAATATCTACCAAGTCGCCTGAAACCTGATTATTACTTAAAACGTCTAAAATACTCATACTCTATTATCTCCCAATTTCTAAAGCTTTATTAAACATTGCCTTTGTACCTTCAATTACAGAGACATTGGCTTCGTAGGCCCTTGAGGCAGAAATCATATCTACCATCTCTGTAACTGGGTTTACATTTGGATATAAAACGTAACCCTTTTGTGGCCCTACCTGAATTGCATCAGGATGGGTTGGATCCCAAACTTGTCGTAATTCAGCATCCATATCCTCTTCTATCTTCTCAACTTTAACACCCTTACCAACACCGTTGTCCAAGTCCTTTGGTTGAAAAGGGCTATTCCAATATGGTTGCTCTACATTGCTTTTTAATACAACCCGGCTTCTTCTATATGGTCCACCATCAGATGTTCTAGTAGTCTCTGCATTTGCAATATTATCAGATATTACATCTAATCTTAATCTCTGTGCTGTTAACCCTGATGCAGCTGTATTTATTGAACTAAACATACCCATAATCTATAACCCCTTATTTTACTACCATATTAATTTTCTGAAACTGCTCACTAACAGCCTGAGTAAGTAGTTGATACCTCATCTGGTTTTTAACGACATCCATCATCTCAACTTCAATATCAACATTATTCCCATTACTATCAGACTGGGTAGTATAATCTAAAACCCTTCTTGGTTTTATAGTTTTGTAATCCACAGTTCTATCAGCAGGAATATGTCTTTCATCTGTCATTGTCATTTTAAAAGTGTTTTTACCTTCACTAGCTAATGCTTTTGATAAAGACTCCTCAAATGTTACATCAGTTCTTTTAAAATTTGGTGTCTCCGCATTTGCTATGTTATTAGAGATAACCTCTCGCCTTAAAAGAGATACATCCATAGTTCTTTGCAAAACATCTAAACTTTTTCCAAACGTTGTATTATCAAACATATTATACTCCCTGCTAAACTCTTAATCTTAATTTCGGTATTTAAATAAAATTATTAACTTTTTTATAATATATACCGACTAAGGTCCCTATCCTGGGATAGATCCTTTAATCTCTCATCAACAAACTCTTTAGTTATCTCAATCTTTTCACCCTTAGTATCAGGTGCATTAAATGAGATATCTTCCAATAGATGTTCTAAAATTGTATGAAGCCGTCTAGCCCCAATATTTTCAGTTTTATTATTAACATCAGCGGCAATCTGGGCAATTCTTTTAATTGCTTCATCTTTAAATATTAGTTCCACATCTTCTGTTTTTAATAGCTCAATATACTGCTTAGTTAAGGATGCTTTAGGTTTAGTTAATATTGCCTCAAAGGCTTTTGCATCTAAGTCCTGCAGTTCAACCCTTAGTGGAAAACGCCCCTGTAACTCTGGTATTAAATCAGATGGCTTGCTCATACTAAATGCACCAGCAGCAATAAAAAGGATGTGGGAAGTATCTACAATACCGTGCTTAGTATTTACTTTTGATCCCTCAACAATTGGTAAGATATCCCTTTGAACGCCCTGTCTTGAAACATCCTGTCCCCCGGATCTACCACCTTTTGCTGCAATTTTATCAATCTCATCAATAAAAATAATACCCATATTTTGAACTCGATCCCTAGCTATATCAACAGCATTATCAGTATCTATTAACTTATCCCTCTGTTCAGCAAGTGTAATTTCCCTAGCCTGTTTAACAGTAACAATTCTCTTTTTTTTGTTTCCACCTGGGGATAACATACCAGTTATAGCTCCGATATTCATCTCCATATTCTGGAACTCACCACCACCTAAAATTTCAAATGATGAAGGTTTAGATACAGAGATCTCAATCTCTTTATCCTCAAGTTTTCCCTCTTTGAGCATTACTCGAAACTTCTCTCTAGTACTATTCTCTTCTATAGGTTCTATAGATTTATCTGGGTTACCAAATCCAACATCCTTCTTTTTATCCTTGCTAAGACCAGGAAGCAGATAGTCTAGTAAAATCTCCTCAGTACGTTGTTTTGCATCCTCTTCTATACCGTCTTGCATCTCTGTTTTAACCATAGATACAGCTGATGCCATTAGATCTCTAACCATTGATTCAACATCTCGACCTACATAACCTACTTCTGTAAACTTAGTTGCTTCAACCTTAATAAATGGAGCCTTAGCCAGCTTAGACAACCTTCTTGCTATCTCTGTTTTACCTACACCTGTAGGACCTATCATTATTATATTTTTAGGAGATACTTCATTTATCATATCTTCATCTAAAAGTGCCCGTCTCATTCTATTTCTAAGGGCTATAGCTACGATTTTTTTTGCAGAATCTTGGCCAATTATATATTTATCTAGTTCATTTACTATAGATTTAGGAGTACTCTCTTCCATGTTAAGTTTCATTTATACCACCTCTAAAATTATATTATTATTTGTATATATACATATGTTCCCTGCTATATGTAGGGATCTTTTTGCAATCTCACCAGCATCTAAGTCTGAACTATCTAAAAAAGCAAGTGCTGCAGCATAGGCAAAATTACCACCACTACCAATTGCAATTGCTCCATGTTCAGGCTCAATAACATCACCATTTCCACTTAGAAGATATATTTTATCTTTATCAGCTACTAGTAACATAGCCTCTAGTTTTCTTAAGGCTCTATCAGTTCTCCACTCTTTTGCAAGTTCAACTGCAGCCCGAGTTATATCACCATTAAATTGATTAAGTCTATCTTCAAAAAGTTCTTCTAATGTAAATGCATCTGCTGTTGACCCAGCAAAACCTACAACAACTTTTCCACCATATATTCTTCGAACCTTTCTTGCATTACCCTTCATAGTCGCATTACCTAGGGTTACTTGCCCATCACCAGCTAATGCTATTACACCATCTTTTTTAACTGCTAAAATTGTAGTTCCTCTAATATCCATAATAACTCCTATTCTCTCTAACTTTTTTTGCCATGGGGATGTGCTCCCCTATATACCTGCCGAAGTTTTTCTATTCCAGTATGGGTATATATTTGAGTTGTTGAAATACTCTTGTGCCCTAATAACTCTTGGACCACTCGAATATCCGCTCCCTCATTTAAAAGATGGGTTGCAAAAGTATGCCTAAATGTGTGGGGGCTTACCTTTTTATCCATTCCGACTTCACGTACTCTCTTCTCAATTAGGTAATAAACACCACGGGTAGTTAGTTTATCCCCCATAAAATCAAGAAAGAGAGAGTTTATCTTTCCCCTATCCTTTAACATCTCCTCCCTTAAAGGAAGATACTTTTTAATTAAGTTTTTAACATCCGGGGTTAGATAGACGAATCTATCCTTATCACCCTTTCCGATAACCTTAACTCGGCTCTCACCATTTTTAACCTGATTAACAGTTATTCCAACTAACTCGGAAACCCTGCAACCAGTACTGTAAAGGGTTTTAAAGATTAACTGATCCCTAATATGGAAAAAGTCATCCCCCCCATTACTAAATATTTTCTCCAAATCCTTAAAAAAAAGGTAGTTTGGTAATTTACTCTCTTGTTTTAGGGATTTTATCTGGTTAAATGGGTTATCCTCCCTTACTCCAGTTAAAATCTCAAATTTATAATAATTTCTTATAGCACTTAAATGTCTATTAACAGTTGAGGCTTTTAACCCTCTTTTTTGTAGAAGAACAAGATAACGTCTGATTATACTACGTGTAATATTATTATTACCATCTAAAAATGTGAACCATGATTTTAAATCTCTTTTATAACTAATTAAAGTATTATTACTTACGTCTCTAACATTTTTAAGGTAGCTAATAAAATCATCTAAGTTCATAACCTAAAATAACACCCCTTATACTTAATAATAGCTCCATCAAGTTCAAGTTTTATAATCTCTTGACTACTAAACTGACTACTATCAAATTCAGGAATATACAACTCCCTATTAAAATCCATTAAAAGAGGCAGAGCGGAATCAATTTTTTTTGCTCCATCTTTATAATACTTATCACTTCCTAAAAATTTTTTATCATTAACACCTACAGAGTGAACATATACACTTCTTCCATTGTTAAGAGCAAAATCCCCAGTTATTAAGGAACCTGATTTTGTTGGTGCTTGAACAATTATTAGGGAGTTTGAAAGACCAGCTATAACTCTATTTCTTTTTGGAAAGTTAAACTTTAAAGGAGACTCTCCTAGGGGAAACTCACTAATAATAGCCCCGTTACTCTGTAAAAGA
Above is a genomic segment from Thiospirochaeta perfilievii containing:
- the fliE gene encoding flagellar hook-basal body complex protein FliE; its protein translation is MSILDVLSNNQVSGDLVDIKRTNPLHLNIDGEKTPLTNSDGATFEELMLEAVNGVNSDQMESADLMQQMITNPDSVDTHDLTIAMAKAEMSLNVTKAVIDKAVSAYKEITSLR
- the flgC gene encoding flagellar basal body rod protein FlgC; the protein is MGMFSSINTAASGLTAQRLRLDVISDNIANAETTRTSDGGPYRRSRVVLKSNVEQPYWNSPFQPKDLDNGVGKGVKVEKIEEDMDAELRQVWDPTHPDAIQVGPQKGYVLYPNVNPVTEMVDMISASRAYEANVSVIEGTKAMFNKALEIGR
- the flgB gene encoding flagellar basal body rod protein FlgB: MFDNTTFGKSLDVLQRTMDVSLLRREVISNNIANAETPNFKRTDVTFEESLSKALASEGKNTFKMTMTDERHIPADRTVDYKTIKPRRVLDYTTQSDSNGNNVDIEVEMMDVVKNQMRYQLLTQAVSEQFQKINMVVK
- the hslU gene encoding ATP-dependent protease ATPase subunit HslU, giving the protein MKLNMEESTPKSIVNELDKYIIGQDSAKKIVAIALRNRMRRALLDEDMINEVSPKNIIMIGPTGVGKTEIARRLSKLAKAPFIKVEATKFTEVGYVGRDVESMVRDLMASAVSMVKTEMQDGIEEDAKQRTEEILLDYLLPGLSKDKKKDVGFGNPDKSIEPIEENSTREKFRVMLKEGKLEDKEIEISVSKPSSFEILGGGEFQNMEMNIGAITGMLSPGGNKKKRIVTVKQAREITLAEQRDKLIDTDNAVDIARDRVQNMGIIFIDEIDKIAAKGGRSGGQDVSRQGVQRDILPIVEGSKVNTKHGIVDTSHILFIAAGAFSMSKPSDLIPELQGRFPLRVELQDLDAKAFEAILTKPKASLTKQYIELLKTEDVELIFKDEAIKRIAQIAADVNNKTENIGARRLHTILEHLLEDISFNAPDTKGEKIEITKEFVDERLKDLSQDRDLSRYIL
- the hslV gene encoding ATP-dependent protease subunit HslV; protein product: MDIRGTTILAVKKDGVIALAGDGQVTLGNATMKGNARKVRRIYGGKVVVGFAGSTADAFTLEELFEDRLNQFNGDITRAAVELAKEWRTDRALRKLEAMLLVADKDKIYLLSGNGDVIEPEHGAIAIGSGGNFAYAAALAFLDSSDLDAGEIAKRSLHIAGNICIYTNNNIILEVV
- the xerA gene encoding site-specific tyrosine recombinase/integron integrase translates to MNLDDFISYLKNVRDVSNNTLISYKRDLKSWFTFLDGNNNITRSIIRRYLVLLQKRGLKASTVNRHLSAIRNYYKFEILTGVREDNPFNQIKSLKQESKLPNYLFFKDLEKIFSNGGDDFFHIRDQLIFKTLYSTGCRVSELVGITVNQVKNGESRVKVIGKGDKDRFVYLTPDVKNLIKKYLPLREEMLKDRGKINSLFLDFMGDKLTTRGVYYLIEKRVREVGMDKKVSPHTFRHTFATHLLNEGADIRVVQELLGHKSISTTQIYTHTGIEKLRQVYRGAHPHGKKS